The following are encoded in a window of Polynucleobacter sp. AP-Kolm-20A-A1 genomic DNA:
- a CDS encoding FixH family protein, whose product MTEHQTTKPWFKQLWPWLLISGPAVAMIGCIITIYLAINYQADKPLRDGVVKRGLKVEQQIKDTQVQK is encoded by the coding sequence ATGACAGAACATCAAACTACTAAACCTTGGTTTAAGCAATTGTGGCCATGGTTGTTAATCAGTGGTCCTGCAGTTGCGATGATTGGTTGCATCATCACCATTTATTTGGCAATTAATTATCAGGCGGATAAACCTTTGCGCGATGGTGTAGTTAAACGCGGACTAAAGGTTGAGCAGCAGATTAAAGATACGCAGGTACAAAAATGA
- a CDS encoding sulfite exporter TauE/SafE family protein: protein MLTSSLLIAVFLGALVSGWHCALMCGGIAAAIERPIALEAPLRAKSELFYLQLIMHLGRVTTYVLLGALAAAVGVVVWQQNLIPIQRPLFALTSLILILMGIRLLKAGSSEGLLGGKWISSKIATYWAKYLGRMASGPSRWFSGMLWGLVPCGLVYSVLPLAFLSGDVLTGAGLMLAFGLGTLPNLLLISKFSAALTQFGQYRWVRYLAASLLLIAGGFGLYRAWALPEALLKGGFCIS, encoded by the coding sequence ATGCTAACTTCTAGCCTACTGATTGCCGTATTTTTGGGCGCTCTTGTGAGCGGCTGGCACTGCGCCCTGATGTGCGGGGGTATAGCGGCAGCCATCGAGAGGCCCATCGCTTTGGAGGCTCCATTAAGGGCTAAATCTGAGCTTTTTTACCTGCAGTTAATCATGCATTTGGGGCGCGTAACCACTTATGTTCTTTTGGGTGCTCTTGCCGCTGCTGTGGGTGTGGTGGTTTGGCAGCAAAATCTGATTCCCATTCAGCGACCCTTGTTTGCTTTAACCTCCCTTATTTTGATACTGATGGGTATTCGTCTTTTAAAAGCGGGTTCATCAGAAGGCTTGCTGGGAGGTAAGTGGATCAGCTCCAAAATTGCCACTTACTGGGCTAAATACTTGGGGCGTATGGCGAGTGGTCCATCGCGTTGGTTTAGTGGCATGCTGTGGGGTTTAGTGCCGTGCGGATTGGTCTACAGCGTTTTGCCGCTGGCGTTTTTATCGGGCGATGTGCTCACTGGTGCTGGGCTGATGCTGGCATTTGGATTGGGGACCTTGCCCAACCTATTATTGATCTCTAAATTTTCTGCGGCGCTCACTCAGTTTGGGCAATATCGCTGGGTGCGCTATTTAGCTGCTTCGCTTTTGCTCATTGCGGGAGGCTTTGGTTTATACCGCGCTTGGGCTTTGCCAGAAGCTTTATTAAAAGGCGGCTTCTGTATTTCTTAA
- a CDS encoding M23 family metallopeptidase, translated as MNKNVTRHSFLSKGVLILTGWAFLALTPGLSSFALAQNKQTQKTTPARNKVVVQNPKSIGFKDSSAGGSKRTNSMSLNPELFQRKNPNELALDSASNLDYRVIQGCLRRNFNEDNLPSSIGIDNPQFSDFFKSQTKAFFDRMRGDCIPYAAAFGSRNRFDSLSIMNGPIQDAKTEVWTFTPSAVGGFLIQQDYLKSESKNLTEIRIPLKDVLYDPRKVGDILPVELVWELNSLIKQIYPEENTSLENTNSVVRLIVDFGDRERWAQIWAAEILDPSNKEVYASAFWLERSDIPGGFFTGSGESLERSFWTNPLSYRRISRGVGMVRASAKRSKASAPVAQAAPTKQRYRAHMGIDYSAPIGTPIFSVANGRVAHIGYSGAFGNLIVLEHPGNYHTYYAHLSNYNVELGLGNEVRRGLEIGYVGSTGRSTGPHLHFELRKNGIYVDPYGSKTQLDLWSMRDNESGQLTREILLLGSPIRNN; from the coding sequence GTGAATAAAAATGTAACCCGCCACTCCTTCCTCTCCAAAGGGGTGCTCATATTGACGGGCTGGGCCTTCCTTGCTTTAACACCAGGACTCAGTAGCTTCGCCCTAGCCCAAAATAAGCAGACACAAAAAACCACCCCAGCCCGCAATAAGGTTGTAGTTCAAAACCCAAAATCGATTGGATTTAAGGACAGCTCCGCTGGCGGATCCAAGCGCACCAATAGCATGAGTCTTAACCCAGAGCTTTTTCAACGGAAAAATCCGAATGAACTTGCTCTCGATAGCGCCAGCAATTTAGATTACCGAGTTATTCAAGGTTGCTTACGGCGCAATTTCAATGAGGATAATTTACCCTCTAGTATTGGTATTGATAATCCTCAGTTTTCTGATTTCTTTAAAAGTCAGACGAAAGCGTTTTTTGATCGCATGCGTGGAGATTGCATCCCTTATGCGGCAGCATTTGGTAGTCGCAATCGATTTGACTCCCTCAGCATTATGAATGGCCCAATACAAGATGCTAAAACTGAAGTGTGGACCTTTACACCATCAGCAGTCGGCGGATTCTTAATTCAGCAAGATTATTTAAAAAGTGAATCCAAGAATCTGACTGAGATACGTATTCCATTAAAAGATGTTTTATACGACCCGCGAAAAGTGGGTGACATATTGCCTGTAGAGCTTGTTTGGGAGTTGAACTCTCTCATCAAGCAAATCTACCCAGAGGAAAATACCTCTCTAGAAAATACCAATAGCGTGGTTCGCTTGATAGTAGATTTTGGCGATCGCGAACGATGGGCGCAAATTTGGGCCGCTGAAATTCTCGATCCAAGTAATAAAGAGGTTTACGCCAGCGCATTCTGGTTAGAGCGTAGCGACATACCTGGCGGATTCTTTACTGGCAGCGGAGAATCGCTTGAGCGCTCCTTCTGGACTAACCCACTAAGCTATCGACGCATCTCTCGTGGCGTGGGCATGGTGCGAGCGTCCGCCAAACGCAGCAAAGCGTCTGCGCCTGTAGCCCAGGCAGCACCAACAAAGCAACGTTATCGCGCCCACATGGGCATAGATTACTCAGCACCAATTGGCACCCCAATCTTTAGTGTTGCCAATGGCAGAGTAGCGCACATTGGGTATAGCGGTGCATTTGGAAATCTCATTGTCTTGGAGCACCCCGGAAACTATCACACCTACTATGCCCACCTGAGCAACTACAACGTGGAGTTAGGATTGGGCAATGAGGTTCGTCGTGGGCTGGAAATTGGCTATGTAGGCTCCACCGGTAGATCCACCGGCCCACATTTGCACTTTGAGTTGCGAAAAAATGGGATCTACGTTGACCCTTATGGTTCTAAAACTCAACTCGATTTATGGTCTATGCGAGATAACGAAAGTGGCCAACTTACTCGAGAAATTTTGTTACTCGGTAGTCCGATTAGAAATAATTAA
- a CDS encoding DUF2177 family protein codes for MWLLGLAKNLYRDQMGDLMASEPKLLAGLAFYLIYALGVCIFVIVPALSKQSLLYALQYGALFGFFCYMTYDLTNLAVIRNFPTQLAFVDIAWGSFVTALCAGIAYWIGSRLS; via the coding sequence GTGTGGCTTTTAGGGCTTGCCAAAAACCTATATCGAGATCAAATGGGCGATTTGATGGCAAGCGAGCCTAAACTCCTTGCCGGGCTAGCCTTCTATTTAATTTATGCCTTGGGCGTTTGCATTTTTGTGATCGTGCCCGCACTCTCAAAACAATCTTTGTTATACGCACTGCAATATGGCGCACTCTTTGGCTTTTTTTGCTACATGACCTATGACCTCACCAATCTGGCAGTTATCAGAAACTTCCCAACTCAGCTCGCTTTTGTAGATATCGCCTGGGGAAGTTTTGTAACTGCCTTATGCGCCGGCATTGCCTACTGGATTGGCAGTCGGCTTTCTTAA
- a CDS encoding universal stress protein → MFKHLLVPVDGSDVSKKSLKKVAELAKADGAAVTLVYVSDPLPPMVYSDSTMGYGISQKDHKKVCEAYAKDVFKKAAVALGAAVKAKTLHIANSNLSEGILDGAKKAKADVIVMASHKRTGIKGILLGSETHEVIVHSKLPVLVLG, encoded by the coding sequence ATGTTTAAGCATTTATTAGTGCCCGTAGACGGCTCAGACGTTAGTAAAAAATCCTTAAAAAAGGTTGCTGAACTTGCTAAGGCTGATGGCGCTGCTGTGACCTTAGTGTATGTTTCCGATCCACTTCCCCCAATGGTGTACTCCGACAGCACAATGGGTTATGGCATTTCGCAAAAAGACCATAAAAAAGTATGCGAGGCTTATGCGAAAGACGTCTTTAAAAAAGCAGCTGTTGCACTTGGCGCAGCTGTAAAAGCCAAAACATTGCATATTGCGAATTCTAATTTGTCAGAAGGTATTTTGGATGGCGCTAAGAAAGCAAAAGCAGATGTCATCGTGATGGCTTCTCACAAGCGCACTGGCATTAAAGGGATTTTGTTGGGTAGCGAGACACATGAGGTTATCGTGCACTCAAAATTACCGGTATTGGTTCTGGGTTAA
- the fnr gene encoding fumarate/nitrate reduction transcriptional regulator Fnr, translating into MNYKPTDTPTSKCSVCVLGQFCLPVGLNSSEVSKIDSLVKERVHLQKGESLYRHGDPLSSVYSVRFGTLKTEFCLQDGRQQVIGFHLPGEILGLDGIGDGHYQSDAIALEESEVCIIRYDAFEDLARQIPVLQNQFHKIMSRELTQDQRHLLSLGTMRAEERLAAFLLSLSQRLAARGYLNNEFDLRMSRVEIGSYLGIQIETVSRMLSRFAESGLIQIKQRHIKLIDMNGLYELAGIPNPDRQGCSTPEIPIKQA; encoded by the coding sequence ATGAATTACAAACCTACCGACACCCCAACTAGCAAATGCTCAGTATGTGTACTGGGTCAGTTTTGCCTGCCGGTTGGTCTAAACAGTAGCGAAGTCTCAAAAATTGACAGTCTGGTTAAAGAACGTGTCCACCTGCAAAAAGGGGAAAGCTTATATCGCCATGGCGATCCACTCAGCTCCGTATACAGCGTCCGCTTTGGCACTCTCAAAACCGAATTTTGCCTCCAAGATGGTCGCCAACAAGTCATCGGCTTTCATCTGCCTGGAGAGATTTTGGGTCTTGACGGCATTGGCGATGGTCACTACCAATCTGATGCAATTGCTTTAGAAGAAAGCGAAGTCTGCATTATTCGATACGATGCTTTTGAAGACTTAGCGCGTCAGATCCCTGTGTTGCAAAACCAGTTCCACAAGATCATGAGTCGGGAGCTCACCCAAGATCAACGTCACCTACTTTCACTTGGCACCATGCGTGCTGAAGAAAGATTGGCAGCATTCTTACTTAGCCTCTCACAACGCTTAGCAGCAAGAGGTTATCTGAATAATGAATTTGATTTACGCATGAGTCGCGTAGAGATCGGTAGCTACTTAGGTATTCAGATTGAAACCGTGAGCCGCATGCTCTCGCGCTTTGCTGAGTCCGGCCTAATCCAAATTAAACAACGCCATATCAAGCTGATTGATATGAACGGCCTATATGAACTGGCAGGCATTCCAAACCCTGATCGCCAGGGCTGCTCAACCCCAGAAATCCCAATCAAACAGGCTTAA
- a CDS encoding TRAP transporter fused permease subunit produces the protein MNQNVIDNETQEKLDAFIKQEEGDSNDYKGLLAKFITLVAVGMSLFHLYAAYSIVPTQQLRVIHVALVLFLVFLSFPIAARFKNRLMIWDVLFAIGSVAISYYILSGGDDFADRNTAPNPTDVLVGIGLILLILESVRRTNGMVLVTVTVLFLLYALFGNYLPAPWTHKGYGLDRLVGYMYMTLEGIYGTAVDVSATLIILFTIFGAFLQFTGAGKFFIDFSFAAMGGKSSGVGRTIVMSSFLLGGPSGSGVATTVTVGSVAAPMLDKVGYEKNAAGGLLAAGGLGAIISPPVLGAAAFLIADFLKISYLDVLLMATIPTILFYLGLFVMVEIDVRKYGMKNIHFESAESAWQLTKKYWFHFFSLISIVVFMLMGFSPVMSVFWATVVSALSSMLREDTAIIPWTWFKGKEPILSGLYNSNLTKALASGSTGVLAIAATCAGAGLIVGTVTLTGLGLKFSSIVIQYAGGSLLLTTIFTALVVWVVGLAVPVTASYIICAVIAAPALINLGVPAFAAHMFIFYYAVLSEVSPPTALSPFAAAAICKGNPYKTTLQTWKYVAPAILVPFMFVLDKSGVSLLLMGSTTALEQADWAQIAWVSFTAVVGIICLAGGLQGWFIEKTKVFERIIMVISGVALAYPSTEADLVGFIGFGLVLITQSMTYFKLNRKPS, from the coding sequence ATGAATCAGAACGTTATTGACAATGAAACCCAAGAAAAACTAGACGCCTTCATCAAACAAGAGGAGGGTGACTCTAATGATTACAAAGGTCTTCTAGCGAAGTTCATTACTCTGGTTGCTGTTGGCATGTCTTTGTTTCATTTATATGCAGCCTACTCAATTGTTCCAACCCAGCAACTGCGTGTCATTCACGTTGCTTTAGTGCTTTTTTTGGTTTTCCTCAGCTTTCCGATTGCCGCACGCTTTAAAAACCGCCTGATGATTTGGGATGTTTTATTTGCTATTGGTTCAGTAGCCATTAGTTATTACATCCTAAGTGGTGGCGATGACTTTGCCGACAGAAATACCGCACCCAATCCAACCGACGTGCTCGTTGGCATCGGGCTAATCCTGTTGATTCTTGAAAGCGTCAGAAGAACCAATGGAATGGTGCTGGTTACTGTCACCGTATTGTTTTTACTCTATGCACTATTTGGCAACTACCTACCTGCTCCATGGACACATAAAGGTTATGGTCTCGATCGCCTGGTGGGCTACATGTACATGACGCTCGAAGGAATTTATGGCACCGCGGTTGACGTTTCTGCGACCTTGATTATTCTCTTCACTATTTTTGGTGCGTTTTTGCAATTTACTGGCGCAGGTAAATTTTTCATCGACTTCTCTTTTGCTGCGATGGGTGGCAAGTCCTCCGGCGTTGGCAGAACTATTGTGATGTCTTCCTTCCTACTGGGCGGTCCATCAGGCTCGGGTGTTGCTACGACAGTAACCGTAGGCTCTGTTGCTGCGCCGATGTTAGATAAGGTTGGTTACGAAAAAAATGCAGCCGGAGGTCTTTTGGCTGCTGGTGGTTTGGGCGCGATTATTTCTCCGCCAGTGCTTGGCGCTGCAGCATTCCTGATTGCAGACTTTCTCAAGATTTCTTATTTAGATGTCTTGCTGATGGCAACCATTCCAACAATCCTGTTCTACCTTGGCTTATTTGTGATGGTTGAAATTGACGTGCGCAAATACGGAATGAAGAATATTCATTTCGAATCTGCTGAATCAGCATGGCAGCTCACCAAAAAATACTGGTTCCATTTCTTCTCGCTCATCTCCATTGTTGTCTTCATGCTAATGGGCTTCTCACCAGTGATGTCAGTGTTCTGGGCAACCGTAGTATCCGCGCTATCTAGCATGCTCAGAGAAGACACCGCCATCATTCCATGGACATGGTTTAAGGGCAAAGAGCCAATTCTGTCTGGCCTCTATAACTCCAACCTCACTAAAGCCCTTGCATCCGGCTCTACTGGTGTACTGGCAATCGCTGCTACTTGTGCTGGAGCAGGCTTAATTGTGGGCACAGTAACCTTGACCGGTTTAGGTCTTAAATTTAGTTCGATTGTGATTCAGTACGCAGGTGGCTCACTTTTGCTGACCACCATCTTTACCGCCCTAGTGGTGTGGGTGGTTGGCCTAGCGGTTCCAGTTACAGCGTCCTACATTATCTGCGCTGTGATTGCAGCGCCAGCATTAATTAACTTAGGCGTGCCAGCTTTTGCCGCTCACATGTTCATCTTCTACTACGCAGTACTTTCCGAGGTTTCACCTCCAACCGCACTATCTCCTTTTGCAGCTGCTGCGATTTGCAAAGGCAATCCCTACAAGACGACACTGCAAACATGGAAGTATGTTGCGCCAGCGATCTTGGTGCCATTCATGTTTGTTCTAGATAAGTCTGGTGTCAGCCTTTTGTTGATGGGATCAACCACCGCATTAGAGCAAGCAGACTGGGCGCAAATTGCCTGGGTTTCTTTCACCGCAGTTGTGGGCATCATTTGCTTAGCGGGCGGCTTACAAGGCTGGTTTATTGAGAAAACCAAAGTGTTTGAACGCATCATTATGGTGATCTCTGGTGTCGCCTTAGCCTATCCATCGACTGAGGCTGACTTAGTTGGCTTTATTGGCTTCGGCTTGGTACTCATAACCCAATCAATGACTTACTTCAAACTCAATCGCAAACCTTCGTAA
- a CDS encoding mandelate racemase/muconate lactonizing enzyme family protein yields MPIIESIQVASVAVPLDKVTSFSTRTVSERHYCLVKVRGKDGNEGIGFCYVGSAGGDIAKIAVEQLLAPKLIGQNSHRSEGLWMEMYNESILQGRAGAVMRGISILDTALWDLNARSVGLPLHQYLGSVVDDRVPAYASGGYYLEGKTPAKLGKEMESYVKQGFKAVKMKVGRLSPAEEEARVKAARKAVGDDVLLTLDANNAWRDLPTALEYVRRFEAYNPYWIEEPFSPDAIDLHAALARQTKINVATGEMEAGRWRFRELIDAGGAAILQSDAAVCGGITEWRRISAYADLKGVTVCPHWMHDLHAPLVAATPNARFVEFFLDDQVLNFRRLINKQLTFKNGDLILHKTPGLGFEFDEVAVKKYAGKAAWTKIA; encoded by the coding sequence ATGCCCATTATTGAATCTATACAAGTTGCCTCGGTGGCGGTGCCTTTGGATAAGGTCACTTCATTCTCTACACGTACCGTGTCGGAACGGCATTACTGCTTGGTCAAGGTGCGCGGTAAGGATGGCAACGAGGGCATTGGATTTTGTTATGTAGGCAGCGCTGGTGGCGATATCGCCAAAATCGCGGTTGAACAGTTACTGGCCCCAAAACTGATTGGACAAAATAGTCATCGAAGTGAAGGCTTATGGATGGAAATGTATAACGAGTCCATCTTGCAAGGGCGCGCTGGTGCTGTGATGCGTGGCATTTCGATTTTAGATACCGCTCTATGGGATTTAAATGCGCGTTCGGTAGGTTTGCCATTGCATCAGTATTTGGGTTCGGTTGTGGACGATCGCGTTCCGGCTTATGCGAGTGGCGGCTATTACTTAGAGGGCAAAACCCCAGCCAAGTTAGGCAAGGAGATGGAGTCCTATGTAAAGCAGGGCTTTAAAGCGGTCAAGATGAAAGTAGGTCGCTTATCTCCTGCTGAGGAAGAGGCGCGCGTTAAGGCGGCTCGTAAGGCGGTGGGTGATGATGTATTGCTCACGCTAGATGCCAATAACGCTTGGCGTGATTTACCGACTGCACTGGAATACGTACGTCGCTTCGAAGCCTACAACCCTTATTGGATTGAAGAGCCTTTCTCACCGGATGCGATTGATTTGCACGCTGCTTTAGCGCGTCAAACCAAAATCAATGTTGCTACTGGCGAGATGGAGGCAGGGCGTTGGCGTTTTAGAGAATTGATTGATGCGGGTGGTGCAGCAATACTGCAGTCCGATGCTGCTGTCTGTGGCGGGATTACTGAGTGGCGCCGAATTTCTGCGTATGCGGACTTAAAAGGTGTGACGGTTTGCCCTCATTGGATGCATGATTTGCATGCACCTTTAGTTGCAGCAACACCAAATGCTCGCTTTGTCGAGTTCTTCTTAGATGACCAGGTTCTTAACTTCCGAAGATTGATAAATAAGCAGCTCACATTTAAAAATGGCGATCTGATTTTGCATAAGACTCCAGGCTTAGGCTTTGAGTTTGATGAAGTGGCCGTCAAGAAATACGCAGGCAAAGCTGCTTGGACAAAAATTGCTTGA
- a CDS encoding SulP family inorganic anion transporter: MLFHPKILDSFAGYNRTLLTKDVLAGLTVGVVALPLAMAFAIASGLKPESGIFTAIIAGGLISLLGGSRVQIGGPAGAFIVIVYGIVERYGVPNLLLATAMSGILLFLMGVFRLGTLVRFIPIAVIIGFTNGIAFLIGLSQIKDFFGLTIEKMPAQFFPAAQALYQAADTFNPIALGLAVGSLIFIIVWKLFQKRLGWLSHLPGTVVAMVTATIFASLLNLPVETIGSRFGGIPSSLPSFEWIPISWESAQYMLMPALTLALLGAIESLLCARIADGLTHERHESNQELMAQGIANLTTPFFGGMPATGTIARTVTNIESGATTPVSGIVHALTLLMIILFAAPLAKDIPLASLAAILMYVAWNMGDWKKFIDLKQFRLPYRITILSVFILTVVLDLTIAVQVGLLLAFITFIYRISSLSRCEIALASDFAGLRNQQGRIDAYRIHGAIFFGAVKLLEKIETNLPSNTLLLDLKNVIYIDTSGMDTIMELAHLCKIRNIRLLICGLAHQPLEMAERSNFIATLPADSFYPDLISGIEAATT, from the coding sequence ATGCTTTTCCACCCTAAAATCCTTGATTCCTTTGCTGGCTATAACCGCACCCTACTTACCAAGGATGTACTGGCAGGATTAACTGTAGGTGTAGTGGCACTTCCTTTGGCTATGGCCTTTGCCATTGCCAGTGGTTTAAAACCTGAGTCAGGTATCTTTACAGCCATTATTGCTGGAGGCCTCATCTCCTTGCTTGGCGGTAGTCGCGTACAAATTGGTGGCCCAGCTGGTGCTTTCATTGTGATTGTGTACGGCATTGTGGAGCGCTACGGAGTTCCCAATTTATTGCTTGCTACTGCAATGTCCGGAATATTGTTATTTCTGATGGGCGTATTTCGACTCGGAACACTGGTTCGCTTTATTCCGATTGCCGTCATTATTGGATTTACTAATGGCATCGCTTTTTTGATTGGCCTATCTCAAATTAAAGACTTCTTTGGTCTGACTATTGAAAAAATGCCAGCCCAGTTTTTTCCAGCCGCTCAGGCCCTATATCAAGCAGCAGATACATTTAATCCAATAGCCTTAGGCTTGGCTGTCGGCAGCCTGATCTTCATTATTGTTTGGAAGTTATTTCAAAAGCGTCTGGGTTGGTTAAGTCATCTGCCTGGCACTGTAGTGGCTATGGTTACTGCAACGATTTTTGCCAGCCTATTGAACTTGCCAGTAGAAACTATCGGCAGCCGCTTTGGAGGGATCCCCTCAAGCCTTCCTTCATTTGAGTGGATACCGATTAGCTGGGAGAGCGCTCAATACATGCTCATGCCGGCATTAACCTTGGCATTACTTGGCGCTATTGAATCATTGCTATGCGCCCGTATCGCCGATGGACTTACACATGAGCGTCATGAATCCAATCAAGAGTTAATGGCGCAAGGTATTGCAAACTTAACAACGCCTTTTTTTGGCGGCATGCCCGCAACAGGAACTATTGCCAGAACGGTAACGAATATTGAAAGTGGCGCCACCACTCCTGTCTCGGGAATAGTTCATGCACTAACCCTGCTCATGATTATTTTGTTTGCTGCGCCATTAGCAAAAGATATTCCCTTGGCTAGCTTAGCTGCAATTCTGATGTATGTTGCCTGGAATATGGGCGACTGGAAAAAGTTTATCGATCTCAAGCAGTTCCGCCTGCCATACAGAATCACCATTCTTAGCGTCTTCATTCTTACTGTTGTACTGGATCTCACCATCGCAGTTCAGGTGGGTTTACTGCTGGCTTTTATCACTTTCATTTACCGAATTTCTAGCCTATCGCGCTGTGAGATTGCTTTAGCGAGCGACTTCGCTGGACTACGCAACCAGCAAGGCCGCATTGATGCTTACCGCATTCATGGGGCAATCTTTTTTGGTGCCGTCAAACTGCTAGAAAAGATTGAGACGAACTTACCATCCAACACTCTCTTACTTGATTTAAAAAATGTAATCTACATTGATACTTCGGGCATGGATACGATCATGGAGCTTGCACACCTTTGCAAGATTCGTAATATCCGCTTGCTCATTTGTGGCCTGGCACATCAACCACTGGAGATGGCTGAACGCAGCAACTTCATTGCTACGCTTCCGGCAGACTCTTTCTACCCTGACTTGATTTCTGGAATTGAAGCGGCGACAACTTAA
- the ccoG gene encoding cytochrome c oxidase accessory protein CcoG has protein sequence MSDIPPGGKPIPIEVIEESLYEVRRKIYPRSVTGLFARWRLILVFATQLLFYGLPWVSWNGRQAVLFDLIQRKFYIFGVVLWPQDVIYLTLLLILSALALFLFTAIAGRLFCGYACPQTVYTEIFMWIERKVEGDRFARIRLDGEEWPWGFRKWRLKITKHFLWLLIAFWTGFTFIGYFTPISTLGSALIHLSLGPWQTFWLCFYAFATWGNAGFMREQVCKYMCPYARFQSVMVDKDTFLVTYDKVRGEPRGSRSKSADHESLGLGDCVDCSICVQVCPTGIDIRDGLQYMCIGCGACIDACDQVMEKVDYPKGLIRYTTERAIEDRESNQSAIRHILRPRVLIYTAFITVLTAAFLVSLATRNPLRVDVMRDRGALAREVEGVRIENIYRIQIMNASENNMNVQVKALGLDGLKVLNSQGQVVTEIEVAPASNLLMPIKVSAETGVNQPGNYPIHFDVIAHEMSGDELITRKRDEKSSFIIPR, from the coding sequence GTGTCAGATATTCCGCCGGGTGGGAAACCTATTCCGATAGAAGTAATTGAGGAGTCTCTTTACGAGGTCCGGCGAAAGATTTACCCGCGCTCTGTTACGGGCTTATTTGCCCGTTGGCGCTTAATTCTGGTTTTTGCAACTCAGCTGCTGTTTTATGGTTTGCCATGGGTTAGTTGGAACGGTCGTCAGGCTGTTCTCTTTGATTTAATTCAGCGTAAGTTTTACATCTTTGGTGTAGTGCTCTGGCCGCAGGATGTGATCTATCTCACACTCCTATTAATTCTTTCGGCTTTAGCTCTCTTCCTCTTTACTGCAATTGCTGGTCGACTATTTTGTGGATATGCTTGTCCGCAAACGGTATATACCGAAATCTTTATGTGGATCGAGCGCAAGGTGGAAGGGGATCGCTTTGCTCGCATTCGTTTGGATGGCGAGGAGTGGCCTTGGGGCTTTAGAAAGTGGCGCCTTAAGATCACCAAGCACTTCCTTTGGTTGTTGATCGCATTCTGGACTGGCTTTACTTTCATTGGTTATTTCACACCAATTAGCACTCTGGGATCCGCATTAATACACTTGTCGTTGGGTCCTTGGCAGACTTTCTGGTTATGTTTTTATGCCTTTGCTACTTGGGGTAACGCAGGCTTTATGCGCGAGCAAGTTTGTAAATACATGTGCCCCTATGCACGTTTCCAAAGCGTGATGGTGGATAAAGATACCTTTTTGGTGACATATGACAAAGTGCGTGGCGAGCCTAGAGGTAGCCGCAGTAAATCTGCTGATCATGAGTCTCTAGGTTTGGGTGACTGCGTTGACTGCAGTATTTGCGTGCAAGTTTGTCCTACCGGTATTGATATTCGTGATGGCTTGCAATATATGTGCATTGGTTGTGGCGCCTGTATTGATGCATGCGATCAGGTAATGGAAAAAGTAGATTATCCAAAAGGATTGATTCGATATACGACTGAACGAGCTATTGAGGACCGAGAATCGAATCAAAGCGCCATTCGTCATATCTTGCGTCCACGCGTTTTGATCTACACAGCCTTCATTACTGTACTTACAGCCGCCTTCTTAGTGTCTCTTGCAACCCGTAATCCATTGAGAGTGGATGTGATGCGGGACCGTGGTGCATTGGCACGTGAGGTTGAGGGTGTGCGAATTGAAAATATTTACCGTATTCAGATCATGAATGCATCTGAAAATAATATGAACGTACAAGTGAAGGCCCTTGGTTTGGATGGTCTAAAAGTGCTGAATTCTCAAGGCCAGGTTGTTACTGAGATTGAGGTTGCACCTGCAAGCAATTTATTGATGCCAATTAAGGTGAGTGCTGAGACTGGTGTGAACCAGCCGGGTAATTACCCAATTCATTTTGATGTAATTGCCCATGAGATGTCGGGCGATGAGTTGATCACTAGAAAGCGCGATGAAAAATCTAGCTTTATTATTCCCCGTTAA